The proteins below come from a single Beutenbergia cavernae DSM 12333 genomic window:
- a CDS encoding Hpt domain-containing protein: MSSPDAQAEAELARITARATKRNRARGARLAELCTALDATSPPERWEEAAELAHQIAGSSGTFGRPRASELARELLTILRAHRLDGIPELLDDLTSELGPSGYGDGHDRG; encoded by the coding sequence GTGAGCTCGCCGGACGCGCAGGCCGAGGCGGAGCTCGCCCGGATCACGGCGCGAGCCACGAAGCGCAACCGCGCCCGCGGTGCGCGCCTGGCCGAGCTCTGCACGGCGCTGGACGCCACCAGTCCCCCGGAGCGCTGGGAGGAGGCGGCGGAGCTCGCCCACCAGATCGCCGGGTCGAGCGGCACGTTCGGTCGACCGCGCGCGAGCGAGCTGGCCCGCGAGCTGCTCACGATCCTGCGCGCCCACCGGCTCGACGGCATCCCCGAGCTCCTCGACGATCTGACCTCGGAGCTCGGGCCGAGCGGGTACGGTGACGGCCATGACCGGGGGTAG
- a CDS encoding DUF4956 domain-containing protein: MSSLVAALAADAVAITVLVYALYFRRHHRRDLALAYVALNAGVLAVTLLLAGSEVGLGLGLGLFGILSIIRLRSDSITQGEIAYYFVALALGLVNGLHPAGPWLAPAMSAVLVVVMFVADHPRLAPRTRRQTVTLDRAYPDATRLREALAELLHAEILAVDVRSLDLVLDTTVVDVRFRLHGASAGEPSAGRPLEPTGAVS, translated from the coding sequence ATGTCCAGCCTTGTCGCAGCACTCGCCGCGGACGCCGTCGCCATCACGGTGCTCGTCTACGCGCTCTACTTCCGCCGGCACCACCGGCGTGACCTCGCGCTGGCGTACGTGGCGCTCAACGCGGGCGTGCTCGCCGTCACCCTGCTGCTCGCCGGCAGCGAGGTCGGGCTCGGGCTGGGGCTCGGCCTGTTCGGCATCCTGTCGATCATCCGGTTGAGGTCCGACTCGATCACGCAGGGCGAGATCGCCTACTACTTCGTCGCGCTCGCGCTCGGCCTCGTGAACGGCCTCCACCCCGCGGGACCGTGGCTCGCTCCGGCGATGTCCGCCGTGCTCGTGGTGGTCATGTTCGTCGCCGACCACCCGCGACTCGCCCCCCGCACCCGGCGGCAGACGGTGACGCTCGACCGGGCGTACCCCGACGCGACGCGGCTCCGGGAGGCCCTGGCCGAGCTGCTGCACGCCGAGATCCTCGCCGTGGACGTCCGCTCGCTGGACCTCGTGCTCGACACGACGGTCGTCGACGTCCGGTTCCGTCTCCACGGGGCGTCCGCCGGCGAGCCCTCCGCGGGGCGACCGCTCGAGCCGACGGGTGCCGTGTCATGA
- a CDS encoding response regulator, protein MHPGHVLVVDDDETIREVAQMALQLVGGWRVTTAPSGAEALRLAHMDPPDVILLDVMMPVVDGPSTLVRLRADPVTREVPVVFLTAKFTPGQAHEWSGSGLAGVIAKPFDPMTLADQVARLLERPA, encoded by the coding sequence ATGCATCCCGGGCACGTCCTGGTCGTCGACGACGACGAGACCATCCGCGAGGTCGCGCAGATGGCGCTCCAGCTCGTGGGCGGGTGGCGCGTGACGACGGCGCCCAGCGGCGCCGAGGCGCTCCGGCTCGCGCACATGGATCCGCCGGACGTGATCCTCCTGGATGTGATGATGCCCGTCGTCGACGGCCCGTCGACGCTGGTGCGACTGCGGGCAGACCCCGTGACGCGGGAGGTCCCGGTCGTGTTCCTCACGGCGAAGTTCACCCCCGGCCAGGCGCACGAGTGGTCAGGGTCCGGGCTCGCCGGCGTGATCGCGAAGCCGTTCGACCCGATGACGCTCGCGGACCAGGTCGCCCGACTGCTCGAACGGCCCGCGTGA
- a CDS encoding response regulator transcription factor, whose product MTGGSERVAVIIEDDPDIRELLETVLGQAGFRTHSSETGNDGVRLVQEVAPLVVTLDISLPDIDGFEVARRIRPVSDAYIVMLTARAEEIDALMGLDSGADDYQTKPFRPRELRARIEAMLRRPRRAGGVAEQADPGSPSVLGSDGLEVDVLSRMTRVDGADIHLTRSEFDILAELTSRPGRVVSKNELVRVLWADAYDTGTPISEADRRSVEVHVANLRRKLGDSSLEPRWIHTVRGLGYRFTPTGG is encoded by the coding sequence ATGACCGGGGGTAGCGAACGGGTCGCCGTCATCATCGAGGACGATCCGGACATTCGTGAGCTGCTGGAGACGGTCCTCGGTCAGGCGGGCTTCCGCACGCACAGCTCCGAGACGGGCAACGACGGCGTCCGCCTCGTGCAGGAGGTGGCACCGCTGGTGGTCACCCTGGACATCAGCCTCCCGGACATCGACGGCTTCGAGGTCGCGCGCCGGATCCGCCCCGTGTCGGACGCGTACATCGTCATGCTCACCGCGCGGGCGGAGGAGATCGACGCGCTCATGGGGCTCGACTCCGGCGCCGACGACTACCAGACGAAGCCGTTCCGGCCACGGGAGCTGCGGGCCAGGATCGAGGCGATGCTGCGCCGTCCACGCCGTGCCGGCGGCGTGGCGGAGCAGGCGGACCCCGGCTCGCCGAGCGTCCTCGGCTCCGACGGCCTCGAGGTCGACGTGCTCTCCCGCATGACGCGGGTCGACGGCGCCGACATCCACCTCACCCGCAGCGAGTTCGACATCCTCGCGGAGCTCACGTCGCGCCCCGGCCGGGTCGTGTCGAAGAACGAGCTCGTGCGGGTGCTGTGGGCCGACGCCTACGACACCGGCACCCCGATCTCCGAGGCGGACCGACGCAGCGTCGAGGTGCACGTCGCGAACCTGCGTCGGAAGCTCGGTGACAGCTCGCTGGAACCGCGGTGGATCCATACCGTGCGCGGCCTGGGTTACCGCTTCACGCCGACAGGGGGATGA
- a CDS encoding DUF3027 domain-containing protein, producing MSPATLSRPARAPRQDAVLAAAVDLARAAAEQTSGLGDVGEHLGFTLVDDRLGNHTFATTAPGYRGWRWTVTVARVPRSRTATVCEVELLPGADALLAPSWVPWAERLAPGDLGPTDVLPFDSDDPRLETGYRRSGDAADAADAADVAVDHVAIVELGLERERVPTRAALDAAATRWYEGDRGPNAPGARASKEPCETCGFLVPLTGTLGSMFGVCVNEWSPDDGKVVSFDHGCGAHSETDAAPHVAGGDWGWGRPVVDEFDLEVLRAEPEPAQDAETEPAQDAEPEPAQEQAAVDPGDAPSV from the coding sequence GTGAGTCCTGCCACCCTCTCCCGCCCTGCCCGGGCACCGCGGCAGGACGCCGTCCTGGCCGCCGCGGTCGATCTCGCCCGCGCCGCGGCCGAGCAGACGTCCGGGCTCGGGGACGTCGGCGAGCACCTCGGGTTCACGCTCGTCGACGACCGCCTCGGCAACCACACGTTCGCGACGACGGCGCCCGGCTACCGCGGATGGCGGTGGACGGTGACGGTGGCGCGGGTCCCGCGCTCGCGGACGGCCACCGTGTGCGAGGTCGAGCTGCTCCCCGGCGCGGACGCCCTCCTCGCGCCGTCCTGGGTGCCGTGGGCCGAGCGGCTCGCCCCGGGCGATCTCGGGCCCACGGACGTGCTCCCGTTCGACTCCGACGACCCGCGGCTCGAGACCGGGTACCGCCGCTCGGGCGACGCCGCCGACGCCGCCGACGCCGCCGACGTCGCCGTCGACCACGTCGCGATCGTCGAGCTCGGGCTCGAGCGTGAGCGGGTGCCCACGCGGGCGGCGCTCGACGCCGCCGCGACGCGGTGGTACGAGGGCGACCGCGGCCCGAACGCCCCGGGTGCGCGGGCGTCGAAGGAGCCGTGCGAGACCTGCGGCTTCCTCGTCCCGCTGACCGGCACGCTCGGTTCGATGTTCGGCGTGTGCGTCAACGAGTGGTCGCCCGACGACGGGAAGGTCGTCTCGTTCGACCACGGCTGCGGGGCGCACAGCGAGACGGACGCCGCCCCGCACGTCGCGGGCGGCGACTGGGGCTGGGGGCGGCCCGTGGTCGACGAGTTCGACCTCGAGGTGCTCCGCGCCGAGCCGGAGCCCGCGCAGGACGCCGAAACGGAGCCCGCGCAGGACGCCGAGCCGGAGCCCGCGCAGGAGCAGGCAGCCGTCGACCCGGGCGACGCGCCTTCCGTGTGA
- a CDS encoding polyphosphate polymerase domain-containing protein yields the protein MTTASGALGDVVERLPPVDLAEVLDVAALQTRTDRKYLLEPEEFARFGAALGDGFRALEIDGRRLFAYESVYFDTPALGLYRSHRQGRRRRYKVRTRAYLDSGDAMLEVKLEGHRGATVKRRTPHPASRRHELTGAGHRFVSDVLDDAYRLTLPQLEPVLTTTYTRGTLVDTATGARVTCDVDLVCSDPRASRSGPDRVLVESKSASGASPADDVLAEIGVRQVSLSKYCVGVALLRPHLAANRWSRVLRREFGWQRSPEADLEPTLSRSWARATGS from the coding sequence ATGACGACGGCGTCCGGCGCGCTCGGCGACGTCGTCGAGCGACTGCCTCCCGTCGACCTGGCCGAGGTGCTCGACGTCGCGGCGCTGCAGACCCGGACGGACCGCAAGTACCTCCTCGAGCCGGAGGAGTTCGCTCGGTTCGGCGCCGCCCTGGGTGACGGCTTCCGCGCGCTGGAGATCGACGGACGCCGGCTGTTCGCCTACGAGTCGGTGTACTTCGACACCCCCGCCCTCGGGCTGTACCGGTCCCACCGGCAGGGTCGCCGACGGCGGTACAAGGTGCGGACCCGCGCCTACCTGGACTCCGGCGACGCGATGCTCGAGGTCAAGCTCGAAGGTCACCGCGGCGCGACGGTGAAGCGGCGGACGCCCCACCCCGCGAGTCGCCGGCACGAGCTCACCGGCGCCGGTCACCGGTTCGTGTCGGACGTGCTCGACGACGCGTACCGGCTCACGCTGCCGCAGCTCGAACCGGTGCTGACGACGACGTACACGCGGGGCACGCTCGTCGACACCGCGACGGGCGCTCGGGTGACGTGCGACGTCGACCTCGTGTGCTCCGACCCTCGTGCCTCGCGCTCCGGTCCGGACCGCGTGCTCGTGGAGTCGAAGAGCGCCTCCGGCGCCTCGCCCGCCGACGACGTGCTGGCGGAGATCGGGGTCCGCCAGGTCTCCCTGAGCAAGTACTGCGTGGGAGTGGCGCTGCTGCGCCCGCACCTGGCCGCCAACCGGTGGTCCCGCGTGCTGCGGCGGGAGTTCGGCTGGCAGCGGAGCCCGGAGGCGGATCTTGAGCCAACGCTGAGCCGATCCTGGGCCAGGGCGACCGGATCCTGA
- a CDS encoding cold-shock protein, whose translation MPTGKVKFFDADRGFGFIAADDGGEVFLHASALPAGSPSPKPGTRVDFGIADGRRGPQALSVTILDPAPSVARGQRRPAEDMVPVVEDLIKLLDGASNSLRRGRYPERAQATKLAQVMRVVADDFDA comes from the coding sequence GTGCCCACCGGCAAGGTCAAGTTCTTCGACGCCGACCGCGGCTTCGGCTTCATCGCGGCCGACGACGGCGGCGAGGTCTTCCTGCACGCCTCCGCCCTCCCGGCGGGATCGCCGTCGCCGAAGCCCGGCACGCGGGTGGACTTCGGCATCGCCGACGGTCGCCGCGGGCCGCAGGCGTTGTCCGTGACGATCCTCGACCCGGCGCCGTCCGTGGCGCGGGGGCAGCGACGCCCGGCCGAAGACATGGTCCCGGTCGTCGAGGACCTCATCAAGCTGCTCGACGGCGCCTCCAACAGCCTGCGCCGAGGCCGCTACCCGGAGCGCGCCCAGGCGACGAAGCTCGCCCAGGTGATGCGCGTCGTCGCCGACGACTTCGACGCCTGA
- a CDS encoding sacsin N-terminal ATP-binding-like domain-containing protein, translating to MSAPDPFRTAELRAAALTAWTASPRRLREDANLEDDVARGQYADRVVVELLQNAADAAARARTAGAVLLELTHDDDGTHLRASNTGAPLTPDGVAALASMRTSDKGLADEVGRFGVGFAAVRAVADAVVVASCDGAVRFDVEAARDLLTTQGRPGPAAGGHDDTSSGGALVGVLDERGQHVPALRLPFADATSPAPGYTTTVDLLLRGPDEVGDVVRQLDELDDALLLALPRLASVTVRTPDGERRLADVADRWWTRTVTGTHPLELLATRPAEERSRRGWSVTWAVPRDAGERAVVVPTVIHAPTPTENRCTLPALLIASFPVEPSRRRLASGPLADAVAHHAGDAYAAFVADAVSRGESPFDFVPAGLPSDEVDGALREAAVAALARTPVLAAVTSDEGAPVEPVAPRDAVALTGPAGDDPALLRVLSRAVGALVPLDGRHGASARALGVTVRDLAGVLDDLRPSGDPTWWRELADVVEPYAPDAAVGESLATLPVPLVGGGFAHGPRGLVVLDDDAPAAAVDATSAFAPFGMRVVHPEAAHPLLVRLGAGSASAVGLLGHDAVRAALASLDADPEDDPATAQVQDAVLALADAALAAGVDPTRMPPGLGDLPLPTASGGHARAAELVLPSSRAEELFAGAEAVAARMLERWGAAVLGAVGVRSGLRVAVVPDVLASDALIDGEDDDGAPEGWAEYLGHVADHLGVEAFLGDLTIVEDLEEVADDAWGLALADLASTPALRGALVHEVRGAGSARAPSYASWWLRDRLGAPFAVPGARVAFLPDGPAVDDGADVVAGLDPEVLRALGGVRTLDDLDAAGWDGCLDALPDAGTQVPLDSAVVLWRALAGAAARGIRLPIPPERVVLLDGGRAVVADATSAVVADEMTGQLGPHVPAARGYAEAVAQLLDVEVRPAPAAVVDGAREDLPGVLDGVAAVLLDEPGGTWVRAETLAVGRVAVRWWVDDGDLLARDEASLARALAYAGGEYAWHAAFTAALAADDDGVLVDLARARPRLA from the coding sequence ATGAGCGCACCGGACCCGTTCCGGACGGCGGAGCTCCGAGCCGCGGCGCTCACGGCCTGGACTGCGTCACCACGCCGGCTGCGGGAGGACGCGAATCTCGAGGACGACGTCGCGCGCGGGCAGTACGCGGACCGCGTCGTGGTTGAGCTGCTGCAGAACGCCGCCGACGCCGCGGCGCGCGCCCGGACGGCGGGCGCCGTGCTCCTGGAGCTGACGCACGACGACGACGGCACGCACCTGCGCGCCTCGAACACCGGGGCTCCGCTCACGCCGGACGGCGTCGCTGCGCTCGCGAGCATGCGGACGTCGGACAAGGGGCTCGCGGACGAGGTGGGCCGGTTCGGCGTGGGGTTCGCAGCGGTGCGGGCGGTGGCCGACGCCGTGGTCGTGGCCTCGTGCGACGGCGCCGTGCGGTTCGACGTCGAGGCCGCGCGCGACCTCCTCACGACGCAGGGGCGCCCGGGTCCGGCAGCGGGCGGCCACGACGACACCAGCAGTGGGGGAGCGCTCGTTGGGGTCCTGGACGAGCGGGGGCAGCACGTCCCCGCGCTGCGCCTCCCGTTCGCCGACGCGACGTCGCCGGCCCCCGGCTACACGACGACCGTCGACCTGCTCCTGCGTGGACCGGACGAGGTGGGCGACGTCGTCCGCCAGCTCGACGAGCTCGACGACGCCCTGCTCCTCGCGCTGCCGCGCCTCGCGAGCGTCACCGTCCGCACCCCGGACGGGGAGCGGCGTCTCGCGGACGTGGCGGACCGGTGGTGGACCCGCACGGTGACCGGCACGCACCCGCTCGAGCTGCTGGCCACCCGCCCCGCGGAGGAGCGCTCGCGCCGGGGCTGGTCCGTGACGTGGGCGGTGCCCCGGGACGCCGGCGAGCGCGCCGTGGTCGTGCCCACGGTGATCCATGCCCCGACGCCCACCGAGAACCGGTGCACGCTGCCGGCGCTGCTCATCGCGTCGTTCCCGGTGGAACCGTCGCGCCGTCGGCTCGCGTCCGGTCCGCTGGCCGACGCCGTCGCGCACCACGCGGGGGACGCGTACGCCGCGTTCGTCGCCGACGCGGTGAGCCGCGGCGAGTCGCCGTTCGACTTCGTCCCGGCCGGTCTGCCGTCCGACGAGGTGGACGGTGCGCTCCGTGAGGCGGCCGTCGCGGCCCTGGCCCGCACGCCCGTGCTGGCGGCCGTGACGAGCGACGAGGGAGCGCCGGTGGAGCCCGTCGCGCCGCGGGACGCCGTCGCGCTCACCGGGCCGGCCGGCGACGACCCCGCGCTGCTGCGGGTCCTCTCGCGAGCCGTCGGCGCCCTGGTCCCGCTCGACGGGCGGCACGGCGCGTCCGCCCGCGCGCTCGGCGTCACCGTGCGGGACCTCGCCGGAGTCCTGGACGACCTCCGGCCCTCCGGCGACCCCACCTGGTGGCGGGAGCTCGCCGACGTCGTCGAGCCGTACGCGCCGGATGCGGCGGTCGGCGAGTCGCTCGCGACGCTGCCGGTGCCGCTGGTCGGTGGAGGGTTCGCGCACGGCCCGCGCGGTCTCGTGGTGCTCGACGACGACGCCCCCGCGGCTGCGGTCGATGCCACGTCGGCGTTCGCGCCGTTCGGGATGCGGGTGGTGCATCCCGAGGCGGCGCACCCGCTCCTCGTGCGCCTGGGCGCCGGCTCGGCGAGCGCCGTCGGCCTGCTCGGGCACGACGCGGTGCGCGCGGCCCTGGCGTCGCTCGACGCGGACCCCGAGGACGACCCGGCCACGGCCCAGGTGCAGGACGCCGTGCTCGCGCTCGCCGACGCCGCGCTCGCGGCCGGCGTCGATCCCACGCGGATGCCGCCGGGGCTCGGCGACCTGCCGCTGCCCACGGCGAGCGGTGGCCACGCGAGGGCCGCCGAGCTCGTGCTGCCGTCCTCGCGCGCCGAGGAGCTGTTCGCCGGGGCCGAGGCGGTGGCGGCCCGGATGCTCGAGCGGTGGGGAGCGGCCGTGCTCGGTGCCGTCGGCGTACGGTCCGGCTTGCGCGTCGCCGTCGTGCCGGACGTGCTCGCGTCCGACGCCCTGATCGACGGGGAGGACGACGACGGCGCACCCGAGGGCTGGGCGGAGTACCTCGGCCACGTCGCCGACCACCTGGGCGTCGAGGCGTTCCTCGGCGACCTGACGATCGTCGAGGACCTCGAGGAGGTGGCGGACGACGCGTGGGGCCTGGCCCTCGCCGACCTCGCCTCGACGCCCGCCCTGCGGGGCGCGCTCGTGCACGAGGTGCGCGGGGCGGGATCGGCGCGGGCGCCGTCCTACGCGTCGTGGTGGCTGCGGGACCGGCTCGGTGCGCCGTTCGCCGTGCCCGGGGCGCGCGTCGCGTTCCTCCCCGACGGGCCGGCGGTCGACGACGGCGCCGACGTCGTCGCCGGCCTCGACCCGGAGGTGCTGCGCGCCCTCGGCGGCGTGCGCACGCTGGACGACCTCGACGCGGCCGGGTGGGACGGGTGCCTCGACGCGCTGCCGGACGCCGGGACCCAGGTCCCGCTCGACTCCGCGGTCGTCCTCTGGCGCGCCCTGGCGGGCGCCGCGGCTCGCGGGATCCGCCTGCCGATCCCGCCGGAGCGGGTGGTCCTGCTCGACGGCGGCCGCGCCGTCGTCGCCGACGCCACCTCCGCCGTCGTCGCCGACGAGATGACCGGCCAGCTCGGCCCGCACGTGCCCGCTGCGAGGGGGTACGCCGAGGCCGTCGCGCAGCTGCTCGACGTCGAGGTGCGGCCCGCACCCGCCGCCGTGGTCGACGGCGCCCGGGAGGACCTTCCCGGCGTGCTCGACGGCGTCGCGGCGGTGCTGCTGGACGAGCCGGGCGGCACGTGGGTCCGGGCCGAGACGCTCGCCGTGGGCCGGGTCGCCGTGCGGTGGTGGGTCGACGACGGCGACCTGCTCGCGCGCGACGAGGCCTCCCTGGCGCGGGCGCTGGCCTACGCGGGTGGCGAGTACGCCTGGCACGCCGCGTTCACGGCTGCTCTCGCCGCCGACGACGACGGCGTGCTCGTCGATCTCGCCCGGGCGCGTCCGCGCCTCGCGTGA
- a CDS encoding Hpt protein: MTVLHDGDTHHGLDTYIALMGSRLDHLADALRRGEVIEAQFVAMTLHSTSVMAGAADVARIANGIEQELAFQDTDRANALLPQLVAAGETTATELRRILAGEPRVIPLSA; encoded by the coding sequence ATGACGGTTCTGCACGACGGTGACACGCACCATGGCCTCGATACCTACATCGCGCTGATGGGCAGCAGGCTCGACCACCTCGCCGACGCATTGCGACGTGGCGAGGTCATCGAGGCGCAGTTCGTCGCGATGACACTGCACTCGACGAGCGTGATGGCGGGGGCCGCGGACGTGGCGCGCATCGCGAACGGGATCGAGCAGGAGCTCGCCTTCCAGGACACGGACCGGGCGAACGCCCTGCTGCCTCAGCTGGTGGCGGCGGGGGAGACCACCGCCACCGAGCTCCGCCGGATCCTCGCCGGGGAACCGCGCGTCATCCCCCTGTCGGCGTGA